The DNA region CATATATTCTGCCTGGTAGTAAAATGATAACACCATAAGATGGCATAGGTGTGGTTTAAACTAATTTGAGTAAATGAGTGAAATACCTGTTAAGGCTCGGGGCAGTGGTGCTCCTGTATAGAGTTCAATGTGGTATATAGAGGAAATGGGAGAGCCCAGAATGGATGTGTTGTACCTAGGAACAACGGTTCAGAGGAAGGTCAGAGTGGTAACAGAGAAATAGTATGTGGTCCAAATAGTCACAGAATACCTGAGTAGTCCTGGAACCATATAGTAGGTATGATAGATGGTGTAGACTGACAAGGCTCCCGGTAAGCTGTGGAAGACATGCAGCTTCATGAGTGGGAATATGGAAAGCTATAGCTGCGCAGCGTCTAGTAGTGGGGACATACCTGACTGATCCGGTGCACTAGAATGTAGGAGCGGCACTCCCGTGCCTTGCCCGAGGTGATGTGCAGTGTGGGAACTCATAGCCGGAGTTAAATAATGTCCGCGGTATCGCCAGACCGGAAATGTGGCcgcgaaaccggaagtgatgtTATGCACCTGCGCAATGGCTGCTAGGGTAGCGCTGATGTATGGGCAGAGTCTGCCAGGAGGACGTTCAGTAGGGAGGGGGCCTGGAGTGTGACAGAAGCAGCTAGATCAGGGATAGAGCGTCCCTGTGGTAGCGTGTATATAGCAGTAGCGGCGCTTGGTAGAAATATGACCAAACAAGGGAAAGGGGCATAGTAATGTAGTAGAATAGATCGGTGGAGTAAATATACGTATGGCTTACATAGACAGAGGGATGAGTAACCGGATATATGGGCAGAGTGGGTAATGAGCTCAGGAGTAATTAAACGAATGGGACATACTAAAGAGAACGGATAATAATACCGAGTGGTATTGACATGTTGCTGTTGTATTGGTCGGTGATGTGGATGGAAACTCACCTAGAGGGAGGTGGGCTCAACGGGTCTGTAAGAGAAAGATAAGTTAATAGGGTATTTCTAATAGGTTAACAAGGTATTATAGCAGCCAGTCAATTTCTCTGTTTAATCCCTTTGGAGTCAGTGTTTCCAGTTTATGGATCCAGAAAGCTTCTCTAAGTTTAAGAGATCTAATGTGGTCACCACCTCTTCTCGGTCTGGGTACCTGTTCAATGATCTGGTATTTTAATTGAGCTACCGTGTGTCTGGCTCTGGAAAAATGGTCAGGGATAGGGAGCCAAGTTTTCCCACAACGGATGGTGGACTTATGGCTAGCTATTCTATCCTTGATGTGCTGGGTGGTCTCTCCAACGTAAAGCAAACCGCAGGGGCATTTTATGACGTATACCACGAAATTAGAGTCACAAGTATAATAACCCTGTATGGGGTAGGATTTTCCTGTTCTTGGGTGTGTAACATTGTCGGATTTGATGATGTTGGAGCATGAAGCACAATTAAGACAGGGGAATGTCCCGTGGCGGCGTGTGGAGAGTACCGTTTGGCTGATAGTAGGGCGTGTACTGCCAATGTCGGCCCGAACAAGTCGGTCTCTAACGTTGGGTGCCCGTCTGTTGCACATGAGAGCCGGACGGGAGAAGCTGTCTATGTTGGGATAGGCTCTTGTTAGAAGAGGCCAGTGTTTTTTGATGACTGCTTCCACCTTTGGCATGAAAGGGTGAAAAGTATGGACGAAGGGTACCCTATCCGTGTTAGATTCTCTCAGGGGTGGAGGTTGAGGATTTAATACCCTTCTTTTCTCCTGATCCAGTAAATGTTGGGGGTAGTTCCGTTCGCGAAATTTGTTTGACATGGTTTCGAGGCGCATGGGAAGAATATCCGGGTCAGAAACGATTTTGGACACCCTGGTAAATTGGGAACGGGGGAGACTGTTGCGTGTCGACTTGGGGTGGCTGCTAGAGTAGTGGAGGAGGCTATTGCAGTCCGTTGGTTTGGAGTATAGATCAGTTGATAGGTGGCCCTGGTCATTCTTATATACAAGGGTGTCTAGGAAGGAGATCTGTTTGGGGTCATGGTGTATTGTAAATTGGAGTTCAGGGTAGATGTCATTAAGGGTCTGGTGGAATGCTAACAATGTTTATGTGGGTCCTGTCCAAATGAAAAATATATCGTCTATGTAGCGATGATAACATTGTACGTACCGTATGAATCGGTCGTCGGTGTAGACGAAATCCAATTCAAATGTATTCATGAACGCATTAGCATACGCGGGCGCCACGTTAGATCCCATGGCGGTCCCTTGTTGCTGAATGTAGTAGGTATCTTCATATAAAAAGAAATTTTCATATAGGACCAGTCTTAGTAGGTCAAGACATAGTTGTGTGGAATTAGCAGAGAGAGTGGAGGTCTCAAGTAATGATTTAGTTGCTGCCATGCCTTTTTCATGGGAGATAGAGGTGTAAAGACTATTGACATCCATTGTGACCAAGTGGCTGTCAAGTGGTATGGTATTGAGTTGTGAAATGACATGGAGAAAATGTCCCGTGTCTAGGAGAAAGGACCTGGTAGTCTTTATCAGGGGTGTGAGGATCTTTTCAAGAAAGACCGAAAGTGGTGAAAGTATAGAATTGGTAGAGGCCACAATGGGGCGGCCCGGGGGATTAGTTAGAGACTTATGAATTTTTGGGAGTATATAGAGTACTGGGGTTACGGGATAAGGGTTTGAAAGAAATTTGGCTGTCTGTGGGTCAATGGTGCCATTGTCCACATAGGTGTTGAGTAGGGACTGAATTTTCTTGCGGATATCAAAGGTGGGGTCCCTAGGGATGATCCTGTATGTGTTAGTATCTGCTAGTTGGCGTAGTATTTCGTTCGAGTATAGGGAGCGGTCCATGATGACCGTAGCCCCACCCTTGTCCGCTGGCTTAATGATTATAGATTTATTGTTGTGTAAAGACGTAAGTGCTTGTTTCTCGGACAGCGTGAGATTAGTGCGTGTCGGAAAAAGGCCTAGTCGGTGTTGGTGTGATAAATCCTTAATCTCTCTATCCACAAAAGAAATAAAAGTTTCAGTCGCGTGGAACGATTGTGGTGGGTTGAAGGAACTGGGGTTCCTCAACCCCAATGATGAAAGGGGGATCTCCGCAACAGAGACGTCCCTCTGTGGAGACACTCTGTTCTCGGAGTTCCCCGCCAGAGTCCCGAAATGAGTCTTAAGTCTCACCAGCCGGTAGAAGCGTTGTAAGTCCCTCTCCAGCTGGAAGCTGTCCCAGTTGGGAGTGGGACAGAAGGAGAGTCCTTTCTGGAGTAGATTCAGTTCCGCAGGGGAGAGCGTATAACCCGAAATATTGATGACTAGATTAGGTATCTTACCTGTGACCGAGTTGCCATTCTTTCTTGATCTTCTGGTCGGTCGatacgctgatgtcctcccctgcggcctttggGTAAAAAACGGGGCCTGCTGGAACCAGTGGAGGAGTCGCTTTCCGTGCTGAATGAGCCAGTTTTCCGTTGATAAGGACGACGCCAGGGGTTGTTTCCTGAAGTATCGCTCCATTTGTAGACTCTGTTGTGGGTGTAGTCGTCGTTGTCACGTTGGAATTTTTGGCGTTTTCTTTCCTGTAGAAACTTTTGGTGGTCAAGAAGGGTTTTGTCTGTTTTCTCCTTAAGGCTGGTCCAGTCTGTGGTTGATAGGGTTGATGATAGTTGGGTCTCAATAGCCCTTATTTTGTCCTTAGAGTCCGCAATAGCCTTCTGCAAAAATTCAATCGTTAAGATGATAATGTCCAATGAACATTTGTTTAAGATTTTCTTATACTTATCACAGAAGtcagagtcatcagaaaaaatagTAGGGCGCAGATTACATCTGAGGCCCCTGGGGATTTTCCCTTGCTTGTGATATTCTGCCAATGTTATGGTGTGTAGATCATAGGAAAGTAGTTTCCTACGCTCCTTCTCATAGTCTCTTGTCCTTAGTTCGTTGACGGGGGTTTTCAAAAACTCACTTGAATTAGTAACCTGGGAAAGGATACTGGAACTAGTTGCAGTGTCGTATGCAAATGTTTCAGATGACATCTGGTAGATCGGTGCTATACCAAGAAAAAAGTCATATAGAGAAGATAATGGTATGCACTCTGATCAAAAGTAGTGCGAGGTGCTGGTAAGACAGACCCGAGGGTCCAAAGGGTCATGTAGCCAagaaattaccgcacactctgattgggtatgatgcaaaaaagtgtTCAATATGTTTATTACAGAAAAAGATTGCCATGCAGTGAACAGAAATACAATGATTTCAGATTcgaccaaacccaacgtttcgacccacaagggtcttattcatgggattTACTATGGAGATAAAAAGACAGTATGAGTAACTGATCatagcaaaatttcaatgagaacAAATACATAGTGGAAGACCTGAAGAAAATATATAATCACCAAAATCTAAGTCTAAATAATATACAAATAACAAACATAATCAAAGCTAAAATGTACAGGAAATAAAAAACGCTAAGGTTACTTAACTTGGTATTGCTAGATAGTAGGGAAAATAAATAGTATAAGGGAGACTGTGGGGAGCGAAGGATTACCTTGGTTTCCGAAGGTGCACAAATAGATAAGAAAAGCAGGTAGGCAATTTTTTCAGTGTAAGTCCTGTCGCTGTGATAAACAGAGTCATGTTAGGATAAGACATATAGACAGTTAAGGGTCCTAGATGCTAGCTACTGTATGTATATTGGGTCCAGAGAATTGTATGGAAAATACTGTTATAATTGTACCTATTGTATCCAGGGGAGGCACATCCATGTGGATAAAGAACGAATCACTAGGGAGCCAGAGATAGCCTTTTAGCCCATATATTCTGCCTGGTAGTAattgccctgtattgttcaacatatatatcaatgatttagatgaaggaattgatggtacgctgattaaatttgctgaggacagaaagctaggagggatagctaatactagagaagagagggagaagattcaaaaagatataaataaactggagcagtgggcagcaattaacagaatggtttttaacaaggaaaaatgcaaagtactacatctgggcaataaaaatgaaaaaagcatatacagaatgggaggaaaaggGCTAAACAACAGCTCATGTGAAAATGACTTTGGTATGCTAGTAGATCATAAActtaacatgagtcaacagtgtgatgcagcagcaaaaaagcaaatgcaattctggggtgtattaacagaagcatacagtctagatcacgcaaagtcattattgctctctactcctctttggtcagaactcatctggaatactgtgtccagttttgggcaccacattttaaaaaagacatcaacaaactggagcaagttcagagaagagcgaccagaatggtgaccagtctgcaaaccatgtcctatgaggaacgattaCAGGTTTTGGGAATGTTTAATTTGCAaataagaagactgagaggagacttaatagctgtctacaaatatctcaagggctgtcacattgtagaaggatcatctttattctcatttgcacaaggaaagactagaagcaatggcatgaaactgaataggaggagacacagattagatagtagaaaaaaacattttgacagttatggtgatcaatgagtggaactggctgccacgagaggtggtgaattctccttccatggaagttctcaaacagaggctggacagacgtctgtctgggatgatttagtgaatcctgctttgagcagggggttgggccagataacccaggaggtcccttccaactctaccattctattctTCCATTCTAATAACAGGAGGGCACAGGATGGATGTACCATCGCAATACTAACAGGAGGGCACAGGAGGGACGTACCACCACAATAATAACAGGAGGGCACAGGAgggacatacagtgccttgtgaaagtattcggcccccttgaacttttcaaccatttcccacatatcatgcttcaaacataaagataccaaatgtaaatttttggtgaagaatcaacaagtgaaacacaattgtgaagttgaacgaaatgtattggttatttaaaatttttgtggaaattcaaaaactgaaaagtggggcgtgcaatattattcggcccctttactttcagtgcagcaaactcactccagaagttcattgtggatctctgaatgatccaatgttgtcctaaatgcctaatgatgacaaatataatccacctgtgtgtaatcaagtctccgtataaatgcacctgctcagtctcagggttctgtttgaagcatatagagcatcatgaagaccaaggaacacaacaggcaggtcagtgatactgttgtggagaagtttaaagctggatttggatacaaaatgatttccaaaactttaaacatcccaaggagcattgtgcaagcgatcatattgaaatggaaggagtatcataccactgcaaatctaccaagactaaactttaatctcaaacaaggagaagactgatcagagatgcagccaagaggcccatgatcactctggatgaactgcagagatctacagctgaggtcggacagtctgtccataggacaacaatcagtcgtacactgcacaaatctggcctttatggaagagtggcaagaagaaagccatttctcaaagatatccataaaaagtgtagtttaaagtttgcaacaagccaactgggagacacatcaaacatgtggaagaaggtgctctagtcagatgttaccaaaatcgaactttttggcaacaatgccaaacgatatgtttggcctaAAGGCAatgcagctcatcaccctgaacacaccatccccactgtcaaacatggtggtggcagcatgatggtttgggcctgcttttcttcagcagagacagggaagatggtttaaattgatgggaagatggatggaaccaaattcaggaccattcttgaagaaaacctgagtctgcaaaagacctgagactgggacggagatttgtattccaacaagacaatgatcacaaTTTAACTTaaggcaaaatctacaatggaatggttcacaaataaacgtatccaggtgttaggatggccaagtcaaagtccagacctcaatccaatcgagaatctgtggaaagagctgaaaactgctgttcacaaacgattt from Ranitomeya variabilis isolate aRanVar5 chromosome 3, aRanVar5.hap1, whole genome shotgun sequence includes:
- the LOC143817749 gene encoding uncharacterized protein LOC143817749 translates to MERYFRKQPLASSLSTENWLIQHGKRLLHWFQQAPFFTQRPQGRTSAYRPTRRSRKNGNSVTDPLSPPPSSLPGALSVYTIYHTYYMVPGLLRYNTSILGSPISSIYHIELYTGAPLPRALTGRIYGLKGYLWLPSDSFFIHMDVPPLDTIGTIITVFSIQFSGPNIHTVASI